In the Brassica napus cultivar Da-Ae chromosome A7, Da-Ae, whole genome shotgun sequence genome, one interval contains:
- the LOC106429561 gene encoding probable galacturonosyltransferase-like 9, with protein MRLRFPMKPAVLPFLVVSLVFLSRSAVGIRNIPGRIAGFDIVQFVEAPEYRNGKECASQSSNRENFVSSCDPSLVHVAMTLDSEYLRGSIAAVHSVLRHASCPENVFFHFIAAEFDPASPRVLSRLVRSTFPSLSFKVYIFREDTVINLISSSIRQALESPLNYARNYLGDILDRCVDRVIYLDSDIIVVDDITKLWNTTLTGSRVIGAPEYCHANFTKYFTSSFWSDPGLPGSFSGRKPCYFNTGVMVMDLVRWREGSYREKIETWMQIQKKRRIYDLGSLPPFLLVFAGDVEAIDHRWNQHGLGGDNVRGSCRSLHKGPVSLLHWSGKGKPWVRLDEKRPCPLDHLWEPYDLYEHKIERAKDQSFLGFSSLSELTEDSSFL; from the coding sequence ATGCGGTTGCGTTTTCCGATGAAACCCGCGGTTCTACCGTTCCTCGTCGTCTCTCTGGTGTTCCTCTCTCGGTCCGCCGTCGGAATACGGAACATTCCGGGAAGAATCGCCGGTTTCGACATCGTACAGTTCGTGGAAGCTCCGGAGTACCGAAACGGCAAGGAGTGCGCGTCCCAATCGTCGAACAGAGAGAACTTCGTGTCGTCCTGCGACCCTTCCCTCGTCCACGTGGCCATGACCCTCGACTCGGAGTACCTCCGCGGCTCAATCGCAGCCGTCCACTCCGTTCTCCGCCACGCGTCGTGTCCCGAGAACGTCTTCTTCCACTTCATCGCCGCCGAGTTCGACCCGGCGAGTCCGCGCGTCCTGAGCCGACTCGTCCGGTCGACGTTCCCGTCGCTGAGCTTCAAAGTCTACATTTTTCGGGAAGACACGGTGATCAACCTCATCTCGTCGTCGATCAGGCAAGCCCTCGAGAGCCCGTTGAACTACGCGCGGAACTACTTAGGAGACATCCTCGACCGGTGCGTCGACCGGGTCATCTACCTCGACTCGGACATCATCGTGGTCGACGATATCACCAAGCTCTGGAACACGACGTTGACCGGGTCGAGAGTCATCGGGGCTCCGGAGTATTGTCACGCTAACTTCACTAAATACTTCACCTCGAGTTTCTGGTCCGACCCGGGTTTGCCCGGGTCGTTCTCGGGTCGGAAGCCTTGCTACTTCAACACGGGTGTGATGGTGATGGATCTCGTGAGGTGGAGGGAAGGGAGCTATAGAGAAAAGATCGAAACTTGGATGCAGATACAGAAGAAACGAAGAATCTACGATTTGGGTTCGTTGCCTCCTTTTCTTTTGGTATTCGCGGGGGACGTTGAAGCGATTGATCACAGGTGGAACCAGCATGGTTTGGGAGGGGACAATGTACGAGGAAGCTGTAGGTCTTTGCATAAAGGACCGGTGAGTTTGTTGCATTGGAGCGGGAAAGGGAAGCCCTGGGTTAGGCTTGATGAGAAGAGACCGTGTCCTTTGGATCATCTTTGGGAGCCGTATGATTTGTATGAACATAAGATTGAGAGAGCTAAAGATCAGTCTTTTCTTGGGTTCTCTTCTTTGTCCGAGTTAACTGAAGATTCAAGCTTTTTGTAA